The window GCACGCCGCCGGTCGTGATGACGAGGTCTCCGACGTTCATGTCGGGTTGAATCGCACCACACGACCCGACACGAATGAACGTGTCCGCACCGATCCGGGCGAGTTCCTCGACTGCGATCGCGGCCGAAGGACTGCCGATACCGGTCGAAGTGACGCTGATGGGCGCGTCGTCGTACGTGCCGGTCGCGGTTCGGTATTCACGATGGTATGCCATCTCTTCCGCTGTATCCCAGAACTGCGTTATCTTATCGACACGCTCCGGATTACCGGGGAGGAGGACTGCATCCGCAACATCACCGTCGCCCACTTCGATATGGTACTGTACCTCCGCGTTCGGGTCTTCGCTGTCATCCATATCAGTGGAGTTCGTCGCCGGAAAAATAGATGCTTCGTCGTGGCCGCGTCAAACGTCGTCGTCTCGACCGCTTACTCCAGCATCTCCTCCGAAATCGTGTTCGGGAGCAGCTCTCCGAGGGTATACGCTGTCACGGTGTCACCCTCGTCGCAGACGACCTCCAGCGAATCGTCGCAGAATTCCGCGAGCGTCTGGCGGCACATTCCACAGGGAGTCACGCCGTCCCGTCGTGCGGAACTGACGACCAATCGGTCGAACTCCCGGTGGCCCTGCTTGATGGCTTCTGCAATCGCGACCTCTTCGGCGTGAAGCGAGTTACTGTAATTCGCGTTCTCGATGTTACAGCCGACAAATACGGTCCCATCGACGGTTCTGAGTGCTGCCCCGACCGGATAGTCGGAGTAAGGAACGTGTGCTTGTGCTTGTACTTCGCGCGCCTGCGCGACGAGTTCGTCCATGATGAACAAGTTCGTGACGACTGTTCAAATAAAATCCGAAGGTGGACTCGCAATCGAGACGTTCGACTTCGGTCGCGTTCCGGCGTGCGACGAACAACCGTAGGTTCGGTCGCGCGAGGTCGTCGTGGACGAAGTGAGTGATGGTCCGAAAGTCACACCACGCGAAAGGTTCGCGAATCTTTTTATACCAAAACGGAACCAAATCCGTCGTGTTTCGTAGACGAACTGAACCGGATCAAAAATCAACCCCACCGATGGACCGCCCGCTGCCCTACTCCTCACCGGATTCGTAATGTTCGCCAGCCGCACTCGGGGTGCGGGTTCGTCCGACGAACGCCAACACGACGATGACCGTTACGTAGGGGATGATGCCGATGAGTTCGTTCGGAAGCTGGAAACCGGCCTGCTGGAGTCGGATCTGGAGCGCATCGAGACCGGCGAAGAGGAACGACGCACCGAACGCACCGAGCGGGTTGTAGTTCCCGAACAAGTACGCCGTAATGCCGATCCAGCCACGGCCATCGACCATCGTGGTGCCACTTCCGTTGAACAGTCCGGCCTGACCCAGCGACAATCCCGCACCACCGATACCGGCGAGGAATCCGGAGAGAAGGACGCTCGCGTAGCGAACGCGTCGCACATCGACGCCGACCGTGTCGAGTGCCATCGGGTTCTCACCGCTGGACCGCACCCACCGGCCGAACGCCGTTTCGTTCAACACGAACCACGAGAGTGGTACGGCAGCGAGGAGCATGTACACCGTCGGGTTGGCGTCGAAGAATATCGGCCCGACGACCGGGATGTCCGCGAAAAGCGGGATCTGCCAGTCGTTGAGAGTGCCGACGCTGGGACTATTAACCCGACCCCAGATGACCTTGCTGGCGAAGGGTGCGAGTCCGAGTGCGATGAGCCACACCGCGAGCCCGGCGATGATCTGGTCAGCCTTGAACTCGATGCAGACGATAGCGAACAGGAGTGCGAAGAGTGTGCTCGCCGCTACCGCAGCGAAAAAGCCCAGCCAGAGCGTCGTTTGCGATGCACCGGCCGGGCCTGCCATGGCGTCGGCAACCGCGACACCGGTGAACGCGGAGATTATGAGGAGCCCTTCCAATCCGATATTGATCACCCCGCTTTTCTCCGCGAAGATGCCGCCGAGCGCGGCGAAGGCGATCGGAACCGTAAATCGGAGTGCCGCGCTCGCGTAACTCACATCAATGGTGCCGACGAGTCGGCCGACCGCACTCCCCGGGAAAAGGAGACCGAGGAGGCCGAGGACGACGACCGAACCGATGGAGAGTCCGGCGATTCGAATGCGGCTATTCATCGCTCTCACCTCCCTCGGTCGGGGTACCGCCATCCGTAGCCACAGCGTTTTCGCCCTGCGCTCCGGGCGTCACCCAGCGCTTGCCGAGCATGCGGAAGAACTCCGGCATCGCGACGAACAGGATGATGAGGCCACGGAGGACGCCGACGAGTTGCTTGGGAACACCGAGTGCAAAATCGATCGTGAGACTACCGCTTTTGAGCATGCCGAAGAGCAGTGCCGCGAGGGGGACACCGAGCGGATTGTTGCCGGCCAGAATCGTCACCGTGATGCCGTCGAACCCGTACGATGGAACACCCGTTTGCCATCGGTTGAGAATCATCAGCACGTAAATCGCGCCGCCGATACCGCCGATAGCACCTGACAACGCCATGCTGGACACCATGGTCTTCTTCGCGTTAACGCCGCCGTACTCGGCCGCTTCCGGTTGGATGCCGCTCGTTCGGAGGTCGTATCCGAACGCGGTTCGATGCAAAAGCAGGTAGATGCCGACTGTGAGGACGAGGGCACCGACGAGGACGAGGAGTGAAAACGACGATCCGCGAGGGAAAAGTGATGGCGAAAGTGCCGCGTAACCGGGGATCGCTCGCGTTTCGACGTTCCCACTGCCGGGCTTTTTGAAATATTCGGAAACGAGGACGAAGGCGATCCCCGTGGCGATGAAGTTCAGCATGATGGTCGTGATGACCTCGTTTGTATCCGCGTATGCTTTCATCGCACCGGGAATCGCACCGTATGCACCGCCCACGGCCGCCCCAGCGACCAATCCGACTGGAATCAGGATGATGCCACCGACGATTCCGCTCGGAACGTAGGGTGCGGTCCAGAGGACGGACAGCACCGAACCGAGCGCGCCCAACACCAACTGACCCTGTGTTCCGATGTTGAACATCCCGGCCCGGAACGCGACCGCGACAGCCAATCCCGTGAATAGAAGCATCGATGTTTCTCTGAGCGTTCCCGCGAGACTGTACTGGTCGATTGCGGGGTTGAACGGAACTAGGGAGAACTGCTGAGGATCGGCGAACGCGCCGATAAAGAGATATTTGTACACCTGTATCGGGTTGTAACAGAACGATCCCGGAAGCGGAATTGCGATTCCCCAACCGCCACTTCCGGGGATGGTGACGAGCATCGCCCGTGTGAGGAAGGGTTCGGAACACGTGGCGACGAATCCTGACACGAGAATGACGAATCCGCCGACGAATATCGACATAGCGAGCGCGGCGAGACTGATGAAAATACGTTCCGCCGCCGATGCCTCGACGAGCCTGCCGAGGGTGCGTTCAGCTCGCTCCCGCCACGTACTCATTTCGCTTCACCTCCGATGCTCGGGGCGCTTTCCGGTCGTTCACCAGCCATCAGCAGGCCGAGTTCCTCTTCGGTTACGCGGTCGGGGTCTACGACGTCCATGATTTCGCCTTCGTACATAACTGCCAGTCGGTCCGATAACTGCTGCACCTCGTCCAGTTTCGACGAGACGAGGAGGATGGCCTTTCCGTCGGCGCGCAGATCGAGCAGTCGGTCGTGAATGAACTCGATACTACCGACGTCCACACCACGCGTCGGATGGGCTGCGACGACGAGGGACGGGTCGCGGGCGAACTCCCTGCCGACGATGAACTTCTGTTGGTTTCCGCCGGAAAGTGACTCCGCAGTCGCGTCGGCGTTCGGCGGGCGAACGTCGTACGCTTCGATGATATCCTCCGCGTGCGTTCGTGTTCGGTCCCAGTCGATACGACCCTCGTTCGAAAAGGGCCGCGTGCGTTGACTGCCGAGGAGTCCGTTCTCCACGAGGTCGAACTCCATTACCAGCCCCTGTTCGTGGCGGTCTTCCGGAATGTACGCCATTCCCGAATCGATGCGCTCTCGACGGCTCGTTTCGGTGACGTCCGTTCCGAGGAACTCGATTCGCCCTTCATCCGGCGATTTGAGGCCGGTGATGCTTTGGATGACTTCCGACTGGCCGTTACCGTCAACACCGGCGATCCCGAACACTTCGCCTTCTCGAATCTCGAACCCGACGTCGTCTACCTGCACGACGTCTCGTTCGTCGGTCATCCGGAGGTCGGATACGGAGAGGACGGTGCTTCCGGGGTCGCTCTCCGTTTTATTCGCCTCGAGGAGCACCTCACGTCCGACCATGAGTTCCGCCAGTTCTTCGCGGGTGGTGCCGTCGGTATCGACCGACCCGACGTTTTTGCCGTCCCTGAGGACGGTAATCCGATCGGCGGCGTCCATCGCCTCGCCGAGTTTGTGCGTGATGAAGATAATGCTCTTCCCCTGTGCCGTGAGTTCATCGAGAACTGAGAGCAGGTCATCGATTTCTTGCGGTGTGAGCACGGCAGTCGGTTCGTCGAGAATGAGCACATCTGCGCCGCGATATAGTGCTTTGAGAATTTCGACGCGCTGTTGAACACCGACGCTCACGTCTTCGACGAGTGCGTTCGGATCCACATCGAACCCGTATTTCTCACTCAGTTCGCGAACTTCGCGGACGGCACGGTCCTTGTCCATCGCCAGCCCACCCCACTTTCGGGGTTCGTTCCCGAGAACGATGTTCTCCGCAATCGTGAGAGTATCGACCAGCATGAAGTGCTGGTGAATCATCCCGATACCTGCCGCGATTGCGTCTCGGGGTGAGTCGAACTCGCGGGGTTCGCCGCCGACGACGACCTGTCCTTCGGTCGGTTGATACAACCCGTACAGGACGTTCATCAGCGTCGTTTTTCCGGCGCCGTTCTCCCCTAAAAGTGCGTGGATTGACCCCGATTCCACGGGCAGATCAACGTCATCGTTGGCGATGACTCCCGGGAATCGTTTCGTAATGCCGTCGAGATATACCGCCCGGCTCATTGAATCTGGATTTCCATTCTACCGGTTTAAACACGTGGTTTTACGCTTATTGCTCTACCGTCGTCGGCACTTCGATGTCGCCGTCGATGATGGCCTTCCGTGATTTATCGACCTTCGACTTTACGCCGTCAGGAATCTCAGAACCGAGGTCCGCACCGTACACTGCCTGGACACCATCTTCTTTCAGGCCGAGCGAGTTGACTTCGCCGCCTTTGAAGCTGTCCTCCGTGACGTTCTTGGTCGATTGGAAGACGGCTTCGTTGACGTGCTTGACCATACTGGCGAGGATAACGTCGCTGAACTTCGCCGTTCCCGCCGCCTTCGACTGGTCGCTGTCCACACCGATAGCGAACCGGCCCTTCTGCTGGGCCGCTTTGAACACGCCAGTGCCGGACCCACCGGCGGCGTGGTAGACGATGTCCGCGCCATCGTCGTACATCGAGACGGCGGCCTCCTTCCCCGCGACGGGGTCGTTCCACGCGCCGACGTACGCTGTGTTGACGTTGATGTCCTCGCTCGCGTGCGCGACACCCGCTTTGTACCCTGCTTCGAACTTCTTGATGAGCGGAACTTCCTTGCCGCCGACGAATCCGACGGTTTTCTCGCCGGGGTTCGTCGCACCCTTGCCCGCGCTAAACTCCTGCTGCGTGAGCAGGCCGGCGAGGTAGCCGACCTGGAACGAACCCTGCTGTTCCTTGAACACATAGTTCGCGACGTTCTGCACGAGGTCGCCGTTTTCCTTCTCGGCGACGCTGTCCACGAGCATGAAGTTCTGTTCGGGGAACTGCTGTGCGTTCTTCAGCAGGGAGTTCGTCTGTACGAACCCGATACAGCAGATGAGGTTGTAGGCCGGACTTTGGGATTGTGCGAACTGCCGCTGTAAGTTTTCCACGTCGCTCGGCGAACTCGGCTCCGCGTTCCGGAACTGAACGCCGAGCTTCTGTTTCGCCTTCTTGATGCCTGCATGAGCCATGTCGTTGAACGAGTTGTCGCCGAGTCCGCCGGTCGCGTACACCATGCCGACATGTGTGTCGCTTTTGCTGCCCGAGCCGTCTTTTGTTCCGTCCCCGGTCGAGGTTTTGTCCGTATTTCCGCCCCCGCCGTCGTTGGGGCTGCTGATACAGCCAGCGAGACCGGCGACTCCGACCGCACCGCCAGTTATCATCAATTTACGGCGCTGTTTGTCAATGTTCGTCATCTATGAGTAATTCAGACAAGTTATTTGTGATAAACGCGTCGCTTCACGCGCGAAACCGCGAAAATTAAGGGGTAGACTGGTGTTGTCTGCTACTTTTTCGTCGCGGAAACGGCCGACGTAACGAGGTCCTTCGCCTCGGCGACCAGTCCGTCCACGTCCTCGCTCTCGGCGTAAATTCTGACGTACGGTTCCGTTCCACTGGGTCGAACGAGGACCCACGAACCGTCAGCAAGCTCAGCCCGAACGCCGTGTTCGGTCTGCACGTTCGCTTCCGGAAATCGTTCGGGAACGGTCGTTTTCAACCGTTCCATCGTCCCGACCTTCGCGGCGTCGGGACAGTCGATGCTTACCTTTCGGTACGGTCGCTCGCTCACCTCGGCCCTGAGCGCCTCGATACCGCCGGCGTCGCCG of the Haladaptatus caseinilyticus genome contains:
- a CDS encoding ABC transporter ATP-binding protein, translating into MSRAVYLDGITKRFPGVIANDDVDLPVESGSIHALLGENGAGKTTLMNVLYGLYQPTEGQVVVGGEPREFDSPRDAIAAGIGMIHQHFMLVDTLTIAENIVLGNEPRKWGGLAMDKDRAVREVRELSEKYGFDVDPNALVEDVSVGVQQRVEILKALYRGADVLILDEPTAVLTPQEIDDLLSVLDELTAQGKSIIFITHKLGEAMDAADRITVLRDGKNVGSVDTDGTTREELAELMVGREVLLEANKTESDPGSTVLSVSDLRMTDERDVVQVDDVGFEIREGEVFGIAGVDGNGQSEVIQSITGLKSPDEGRIEFLGTDVTETSRRERIDSGMAYIPEDRHEQGLVMEFDLVENGLLGSQRTRPFSNEGRIDWDRTRTHAEDIIEAYDVRPPNADATAESLSGGNQQKFIVGREFARDPSLVVAAHPTRGVDVGSIEFIHDRLLDLRADGKAILLVSSKLDEVQQLSDRLAVMYEGEIMDVVDPDRVTEEELGLLMAGERPESAPSIGGEAK
- a CDS encoding ABC transporter permease; its protein translation is MNSRIRIAGLSIGSVVVLGLLGLLFPGSAVGRLVGTIDVSYASAALRFTVPIAFAALGGIFAEKSGVINIGLEGLLIISAFTGVAVADAMAGPAGASQTTLWLGFFAAVAASTLFALLFAIVCIEFKADQIIAGLAVWLIALGLAPFASKVIWGRVNSPSVGTLNDWQIPLFADIPVVGPIFFDANPTVYMLLAAVPLSWFVLNETAFGRWVRSSGENPMALDTVGVDVRRVRYASVLLSGFLAGIGGAGLSLGQAGLFNGSGTTMVDGRGWIGITAYLFGNYNPLGAFGASFLFAGLDALQIRLQQAGFQLPNELIGIIPYVTVIVVLAFVGRTRTPSAAGEHYESGEE
- a CDS encoding ABC transporter permease, encoding MSTWRERAERTLGRLVEASAAERIFISLAALAMSIFVGGFVILVSGFVATCSEPFLTRAMLVTIPGSGGWGIAIPLPGSFCYNPIQVYKYLFIGAFADPQQFSLVPFNPAIDQYSLAGTLRETSMLLFTGLAVAVAFRAGMFNIGTQGQLVLGALGSVLSVLWTAPYVPSGIVGGIILIPVGLVAGAAVGGAYGAIPGAMKAYADTNEVITTIMLNFIATGIAFVLVSEYFKKPGSGNVETRAIPGYAALSPSLFPRGSSFSLLVLVGALVLTVGIYLLLHRTAFGYDLRTSGIQPEAAEYGGVNAKKTMVSSMALSGAIGGIGGAIYVLMILNRWQTGVPSYGFDGITVTILAGNNPLGVPLAALLFGMLKSGSLTIDFALGVPKQLVGVLRGLIILFVAMPEFFRMLGKRWVTPGAQGENAVATDGGTPTEGGESDE
- the cdd gene encoding cytidine deaminase, producing MDELVAQAREVQAQAHVPYSDYPVGAALRTVDGTVFVGCNIENANYSNSLHAEEVAIAEAIKQGHREFDRLVVSSARRDGVTPCGMCRQTLAEFCDDSLEVVCDEGDTVTAYTLGELLPNTISEEMLE
- a CDS encoding BMP family lipoprotein, which gives rise to MTNIDKQRRKLMITGGAVGVAGLAGCISSPNDGGGGNTDKTSTGDGTKDGSGSKSDTHVGMVYATGGLGDNSFNDMAHAGIKKAKQKLGVQFRNAEPSSPSDVENLQRQFAQSQSPAYNLICCIGFVQTNSLLKNAQQFPEQNFMLVDSVAEKENGDLVQNVANYVFKEQQGSFQVGYLAGLLTQQEFSAGKGATNPGEKTVGFVGGKEVPLIKKFEAGYKAGVAHASEDINVNTAYVGAWNDPVAGKEAAVSMYDDGADIVYHAAGGSGTGVFKAAQQKGRFAIGVDSDQSKAAGTAKFSDVILASMVKHVNEAVFQSTKNVTEDSFKGGEVNSLGLKEDGVQAVYGADLGSEIPDGVKSKVDKSRKAIIDGDIEVPTTVEQ